CTCTTTCCTTGTCAACAACAGCTTGAATTTCATCTAATTCCCATAAGGTGACTGGATCATCTGGAGAAACACCGTTAGACTTACCGATGGAACGCTTAGCTTCTTCGATTCTACCTTTTTCAACTAAAAATCTTGGAGATTCTGGAACGAACAACATAGCAACGATCATACATAAACACCAAGCGAATTGTAGACCCAAACCAACTCTCCATTGAGTAGAATCGTGATATCTCTTAGTACCGTAATTAGTACAGTAACCTAAAAAGATACCTAAAGTGATCATCAATTGGTAACAGGAAACCATGGCACCTCTCATGTTCTTTGGAGAGACTTCAGAAATCAACATAGGGGACAAAATGGCAATCAAACCACAACCTAGACCAGCAACGATTCTACCAATCATATATTGATACCAAGCCTTAACAGAAGCAATTTGAATAACAGTACCAACaataaagatgaaagaAGCGACGATCAAACCGATACGACGACCGTAAATATCACCTAAACGACCTAAGAAGAAAGAACCAATGGCTTGACCAACATTGAACATGGAAGTCAATAAACCAGTTCTAACCTTGGACAAATAACGCTTACCAGAACCACTGGTAGAACCAAATCTAGCTAAGAAATCAGTTTGAGCTTCGAAACCACCAATGGTACCAGAATCCCAACCGGAAATGTAACCACCGAAAGCAACCATCAAACATAATATACAAACACCCCAGTTGGTACCGGTTGGTGCTGGTGGAGGAGTCATTGGAGTGGCTTCTTCAGAGTGGAATTCATCCTTCATGTCATCAATTTCTTTGTTTGATGGACTTGAAATGGCGGAATGAGCATCTGAGATATCATTGGAGGCCAAACGTTGGCCTTCTTGTTCAATTGTAGTTTCAATATCagacattgttataatgtatgattattaattatttttattggttttttatataaaaaatacaaaagaaattataaaagAGAAAGAGTAAATCGAtagtgaaaaataaaatatggGGTCAActtatatacttttttttttcgagAACTATTCtccattttt
This genomic stretch from Henningerozyma blattae CBS 6284 chromosome 1, complete genome harbors:
- the TBLA0A03460 gene encoding sugar porter family MFS transporter, yielding MSDIETTIEQEGQRLASNDISDAHSAISSPSNKEIDDMKDEFHSEEATPMTPPPAPTGTNWGVCILCLMVAFGGYISGWDSGTIGGFEAQTDFLARFGSTSGSGKRYLSKVRTGLLTSMFNVGQAIGSFFLGRLGDIYGRRIGLIVASFIFIVGTVIQIASVKAWYQYMIGRIVAGLGCGLIAILSPMLISEVSPKNMRGAMVSCYQLMITLGIFLGYCTNYGTKRYHDSTQWRVGLGLQFAWCLCMIVAMLFVPESPRFLVEKGRIEEAKRSIGKSNGVSPDDPVTLWELDEIQAVVDKERAQGEAGWSDLFDSQTKILQRVIMGIMIMALQQLTGANYFFYYGTTIFQAVGMQDGFEAAIVFGVVNFFSTCCSLLFVDSLGRRTCLLWGAAGMTCCMVVFASVGVTRLWPKGKNGGETSQGAGNCMICFSCFFLFCFATSWAPVAFVIISESFPLKVKAKGMALAIVSNQMWNFCIGFFTPFISGSINFAYGYVFMGCLVFAWFYVFFFVPETKGLQLEDVDLMWREGTLPWKSASWVPPSERGADYDVDAMANDDTPAWKKMFGK